The following are encoded together in the Bacillus cereus group sp. RP43 genome:
- a CDS encoding DinB family protein has product MLKLFQYNWQVRDDWFTFCEDMSDEELLKKRVGGFGSILHTLFHIVDVECMWILGLRGEPVPEEPLFKDYSSLQKVKNLSAQYHEKVKPFVTSWTNEMDSRKLSETDFNEEPISSRDAPIRRRVIECTHGEIIRHVIVHEIHHIGQLSIWAREIGKEPVSANLRGRGLFDN; this is encoded by the coding sequence ATGTTGAAACTGTTTCAATATAACTGGCAAGTTCGTGATGATTGGTTTACATTTTGCGAAGATATGTCGGATGAAGAACTATTAAAGAAACGGGTCGGTGGGTTCGGCAGTATACTACATACGCTATTTCATATTGTAGATGTGGAATGTATGTGGATCTTAGGTTTGCGAGGTGAACCAGTGCCTGAGGAACCGTTATTTAAAGATTATTCCAGCTTGCAAAAAGTGAAAAATCTTTCTGCTCAATACCACGAGAAAGTGAAGCCGTTTGTGACCTCTTGGACAAATGAAATGGATTCTCGAAAACTTTCAGAAACTGACTTCAATGAAGAACCGATTAGTTCTAGAGACGCACCAATTAGGCGCCGAGTCATTGAATGTACACACGGAGAGATAATACGTCATGTCATTGTCCACGAAATCCATCATATCGGCCAGTTATCTATATGGGCACGTGAGATAGGAAAGGAGCCTGTTTCTGCAAATTTGAGAGGAAGAGGGCTATTCGATAACTAG
- a CDS encoding HD domain-containing protein has protein sequence MKYILERKYARELLDWAYEQNPGPWFEHSRNVALATENIIVELINNGYDLDADIAYNAALLHDIGRYKGFTKSVIHSYDGYMYMNDLGYTGNAIICVTHSFPCKNEHLDIAAEWSLVPDYMKSWLIEILNEHSDYDLYNKVITLCDALADAEGFTTLEKRLISVGLRHGTTSHTSLHWKGFYAIKKELESLIGKSIYTLLPDVEKSIYKNTEY, from the coding sequence ATGAAATATATATTAGAAAGGAAATACGCAAGAGAATTACTGGATTGGGCATATGAACAAAATCCAGGTCCGTGGTTTGAACATTCACGTAATGTTGCCCTTGCAACTGAAAACATAATTGTAGAACTTATTAATAATGGGTACGATCTAGATGCTGACATAGCATACAACGCTGCCCTCCTGCATGACATAGGAAGATATAAAGGTTTTACTAAATCTGTTATTCATTCCTATGATGGTTATATGTATATGAATGATTTAGGGTATACAGGAAACGCCATTATATGTGTGACGCATTCATTTCCTTGCAAAAATGAGCATTTAGATATCGCAGCAGAGTGGAGCCTTGTTCCCGATTATATGAAAAGCTGGTTAATTGAAATATTGAATGAACATAGTGACTATGACTTATACAATAAAGTAATTACCCTTTGTGACGCTCTCGCTGATGCGGAAGGCTTTACTACTCTTGAAAAAAGATTGATTTCAGTTGGTTTACGTCATGGAACAACATCTCATACCTCTTTACATTGGAAAGGATTCTATGCAATTAAGAAAGAATTAGAATCTTTAATCGGTAAGAGCATTTACACACTTCTCCCTGATGTAGAGAAATCAATTTATAAAAATACAGAATATTAA
- a CDS encoding amino acid carrier protein, with translation MEKLVEWLVGQVWSIGLVVFALGAGVYFTIATRFLQVRYFKEMIKLLFEGKSSETGISSFQAFCLALSGRVGIGNIAGVATAIAFGGPGAVFWMWMMALLGAASAFVESTLAQVYKSKVGNEYRGGTPYFIEKGLKMKWFAVIVAVVVTLSYGVLLPGIQSSSIAVGFENSSGISKYVTGIFLVVLLAAIIFGGVKRIAGVSQMLVPFMAIGYVIVTCIVLIANVTEIPSMFALIFSSAFGVNEMFGGIVGAAIAWGVKRAVFSNVAGVGEATYSSAAAEVSHPAKQGLVQAFSVYIDTIVVCTATALMILITGMYNVIPEGKSAIVQNIGNVEAGPIYTQQAVETVMTGFGPIFISIAIFFFAFTTLLAYYYIAETTLTYLDRGLKYSWLKPVLKIGFLIMVYIGSVESASFLWNLGDLGIGSMAWLNLIAILLLSKTALKVLKDYEMQKKEGKDPVFDPKKVGIEGLTIWEEQSKEVERKSSKEKVSVDDSVKF, from the coding sequence ATGGAGAAATTAGTAGAATGGTTAGTAGGGCAAGTATGGAGTATTGGTTTAGTTGTTTTTGCATTAGGAGCAGGAGTGTATTTCACAATTGCAACTCGTTTTTTACAAGTTCGTTATTTTAAAGAGATGATTAAACTATTATTTGAAGGGAAGAGCTCGGAGACGGGAATATCATCCTTTCAAGCATTTTGTTTGGCGTTATCAGGTAGGGTTGGAATAGGGAATATCGCAGGAGTCGCGACAGCTATCGCTTTTGGCGGACCTGGAGCTGTATTTTGGATGTGGATGATGGCTCTATTAGGAGCGGCTAGTGCATTTGTTGAATCAACATTAGCACAAGTATATAAAAGTAAAGTTGGAAATGAATACCGCGGTGGTACACCATATTTCATTGAAAAAGGTTTGAAAATGAAATGGTTTGCGGTCATTGTAGCAGTGGTTGTAACACTTTCATATGGCGTTTTATTACCAGGTATTCAATCAAGTAGTATCGCGGTTGGATTTGAAAACTCTTCTGGCATTAGTAAATATGTAACTGGTATATTTTTAGTTGTATTACTGGCAGCGATTATTTTTGGTGGAGTAAAGAGAATTGCAGGCGTTTCACAAATGTTAGTTCCATTTATGGCAATTGGTTATGTAATTGTTACATGTATCGTATTAATTGCAAATGTAACGGAAATTCCAAGTATGTTTGCTTTAATTTTCTCAAGCGCATTTGGTGTAAATGAAATGTTTGGAGGAATCGTTGGGGCAGCTATTGCATGGGGAGTAAAGCGTGCAGTATTTTCAAACGTTGCTGGTGTAGGAGAAGCAACATATAGTTCTGCAGCTGCTGAAGTATCACATCCTGCAAAACAAGGGTTAGTTCAAGCGTTTTCTGTATATATCGATACAATTGTAGTATGTACAGCGACAGCTCTTATGATATTAATAACAGGTATGTATAATGTTATACCTGAAGGGAAAAGTGCTATTGTACAGAATATAGGAAATGTGGAAGCAGGTCCAATTTATACACAACAAGCAGTTGAAACTGTTATGACCGGATTTGGTCCAATATTTATTTCAATCGCAATCTTCTTCTTCGCATTTACAACCTTACTCGCTTACTACTATATTGCTGAAACGACGCTTACTTATTTAGATCGTGGGCTCAAATATAGCTGGTTAAAACCAGTATTAAAAATTGGATTTTTAATTATGGTATACATCGGTAGTGTAGAATCAGCTTCGTTTTTATGGAACCTCGGAGATTTAGGAATTGGTAGTATGGCATGGCTAAACCTTATAGCAATCCTATTGTTAAGTAAAACTGCATTAAAAGTGTTAAAAGATTATGAAATGCAGAAAAAAGAAGGGAAAGATCCTGTTTTTGATCCTAAAAAAGTAGGAATTGAAGGTTTAACAATTTGGGAAGAGCAGAGTAAAGAGGTTGAAAGGAAAAGTTCTAAAGAAAAAGTATCGGTGGATGATAGTGTTAAATTTTAA
- a CDS encoding GNAT family N-acetyltransferase, with protein MRNLVIEEMKQLENQIEDLSKLLTTVVDDGASIGFLPPLEQKAATNYWQTVLAPEVILYVAKINNEVAGSVQLHLVTKPNGIHRAEICKLMAHPNFRRNGIGRSLMQKAEERAKQENKSLLVLDTREGDPSNRLYKSLDYQESGKIPGYAISPNGELDATVIYYKMI; from the coding sequence ATGCGAAATTTAGTAATTGAAGAAATGAAGCAACTAGAAAATCAGATTGAAGATCTTTCTAAACTTTTGACAACGGTTGTAGATGATGGGGCATCAATTGGTTTTTTACCTCCACTGGAACAAAAAGCAGCAACAAATTATTGGCAAACTGTATTAGCACCAGAAGTGATATTGTATGTGGCTAAAATAAACAATGAAGTAGCGGGAAGTGTTCAATTACATCTTGTTACAAAGCCTAACGGGATCCATAGAGCCGAAATTTGTAAGTTAATGGCTCATCCAAACTTTAGACGTAACGGCATTGGACGTTCACTTATGCAAAAAGCAGAGGAACGAGCAAAGCAAGAAAACAAGTCTCTTTTAGTATTAGATACTAGAGAAGGAGATCCTTCCAATAGGTTGTACAAGTCATTAGACTATCAAGAATCTGGAAAAATACCAGGTTATGCAATTTCTCCGAATGGTGAGTTAGATGCAACGGTAATTTATTATAAAATGATTTAG
- a CDS encoding lytic polysaccharide monooxygenase translates to MKKTSLQKVKKVILSGGILLTGLLTFGFSEKASAHGYVESPASRSYLCKQGVNVNCGPVQYEPQSVEGIGGFPQLGPSDGQIAGAGHFPALDVQAVDRWKKVTLNGGMNTFKWKLTAPHSTKEWKYYITKKDWNPNMPLTRSSLDLVPFYVKNDGGVRPGTTVTHEANVPTDRSGYHLILAVWEIADTGNAFYQVIDVNLVNNGLNSNFAFNNVVQVPTLF, encoded by the coding sequence ATGAAAAAGACAAGTTTACAAAAGGTGAAGAAGGTTATATTAAGTGGCGGGATATTACTTACGGGATTATTAACATTTGGATTTTCAGAAAAGGCTTCAGCTCATGGGTATGTAGAATCACCAGCGAGCCGATCTTATTTATGTAAGCAAGGGGTAAATGTAAATTGCGGTCCAGTTCAATATGAACCACAAAGTGTAGAAGGAATAGGGGGTTTTCCGCAATTAGGACCTTCTGATGGACAAATCGCAGGAGCTGGCCATTTTCCTGCTTTAGACGTTCAAGCAGTTGATAGGTGGAAGAAAGTTACGTTAAACGGCGGGATGAATACATTCAAGTGGAAACTAACCGCTCCTCATAGTACGAAAGAATGGAAATACTACATTACAAAGAAGGATTGGAATCCAAATATGCCTTTAACAAGGTCTAGTTTAGATTTAGTGCCGTTCTATGTGAAAAATGATGGCGGAGTTAGACCGGGGACAACAGTAACGCATGAAGCAAATGTGCCAACTGACCGTAGTGGCTACCATCTTATTTTAGCTGTTTGGGAGATTGCGGACACTGGAAATGCGTTTTATCAAGTTATTGATGTGAACCTTGTGAATAATGGTTTAAATTCCAATTTTGCTTTTAACAATGTAGTGCAAGTTCCTACACTATTTTAA